A section of the Drosophila sechellia strain sech25 chromosome 3L, ASM438219v1, whole genome shotgun sequence genome encodes:
- the LOC6616387 gene encoding uncharacterized protein LOC6616387: MNVDKARDETFEMSEQVWKDAEQWQRGIHNGQAIMRQIRAIYLKLFTAENKLNNADSRKGLQSTEKRLNHLYQRLQRPLATIGNILKALTGIRDNTARMLNRLTLFMDDETLAKHRIRPKLESSKLLMMLQFLSHRYDTEWEVKEMVVNDLERISNSYDLDLSIQCWSTCSHAGGPEFAKLMREYYQIIDRRQPF, from the exons ATGAATGTGGACAAAGCCAGAGACGAGACGTTTGAGATGTCCGAGCAGGTGTGGAAGGATGCGGAGCAGTGGCAAAGAGGTATCCACAATGGTCAAGCGATCATGAGGCAGATCAGGGCCATATATCTTAAGCTCTTCACGGCGGAGAATAAGCTGAACAACGCGGACTCGCGTAAGGGGCTCCAGTCCACAGAGAAACGGTTGAACCACTTGTACCAACGCCTCCAACGTCCGCTCGCCACGATAGGCAACATTTTGAAAGCCCTGACCGGGATCAGGGACAACACTGCCAGGATGTTGAACCGCTTGACCCTATTCATGGACGATGAAACACTGGCGAAGCACAGGATACGGCCCAAGCTCGAGAGTTCCAAGCTCCTGATGATGCTGCAGTTCCTAAGCCACCGTTACGATACCGAATGGGAGGTCAAGGAAATGGTCGTGA ACGACTTGGAGAGAATCAGCAACTCCTATGatctggatctttcgattCAGTGCTGGAGCACTTGCAGTCACGCCGGAGGTCCGGAGTTCGCCAAGCTGATGCGCGAATATTACCAGATCATTGATCGCCGGCAACCTTTTTGA